From Haemorhous mexicanus isolate bHaeMex1 chromosome 2, bHaeMex1.pri, whole genome shotgun sequence, the proteins below share one genomic window:
- the TIPRL gene encoding TIP41-like protein yields MSLLSWIEHSRCELTSAEQKGRTLYLALLATLFLMNPRIPPPPGLRAARPWKRKRHGVAVPGAPALLRVLWGRRREERGSATSAPSAASCLLLGREEAAMHPVFQSSRRDFTFGPWKLSAARTHIMKSAQAERLADELHMPSLPEMMFGDNVLRIQHDHGFGIEFNATDALKCVNNCQGMIKVACAEEWQESRSETEHSKEVVKPYDWTYTTDYKGTLLGDTATLKVVPTTEHINTEKLKAREQIMFFEEVLLFEDELHDHGVSSLSVKVRVMPSSFFVLLRFFLRVDGVLIRMNDTRLHHEADKTYMLREYTSRESKISSLKNVPPSLFTEPNEISQYLPIKEIICEKLEFPEKLEPKPETSLETTCAKSK; encoded by the exons atgtctctcctgTCCTGGATAGAACACTCCAGATGTGAGCTCACTAGTGCTGAGCAGAAGGGCAGGACCCTCTATCTCGCCCTGCTGGCAACGCTCTTCCTGATGAATCCCAGGAttccgccgccgccggggctcCGCGCCGCGCGGCCCTGGAAGCGGAAACGCCACGGGGTGGCGGTTCCGGGGGCGCCGGCGCTGCTGCGAGTGCTGTGGGGGAGGAGACGGGAGGAGAGGGGCTCCGCCACCTCCGCCCCTTCCGCTGCCTCCTGCCTTCTGCTCGGCAGAGAGGAGGCCGCCATGCACCCCGTTTTCCAGAGCAGCCGGCGCGACTTCACCTTCGGGCCGTGGAAGCTGAGCGCCGCCCGGACGCATATCATGAAGTCGGCGCAGGCCGAGAG gtTGGCTGATGAATTACACATGCCTTCCCTGCCGGAGATGATGTTTGGAGACAATGTCCTAAGAATACAGCATGACCATGGTTTTGGAATTGAGTTCAATGCTACAGATGCTTTAAAATGTGTCAATAATTGTCAAGGTATGATCAAAGTCGCTTGTGCAGAGGAGTGGCAAGAGAGCAG GAGTGAGACTGAGCACAGTAAGGAAGTTGTCAAGCCATATGACTGGACTTACACAACAGATTACAAAGGAACTTTGCTGGGAGATACTGCAACATTAAAG GTTGTTCCTACAACAGAACACATAAATACAGAGAAATTGAAAGCCAGGGAACAAATTATGTTTTTTGAAGAAGTACTCCTGTTTGAAGATGAACTCCATGATCATGGAGTATCAAGTTTGAGTGTGAAAGTA AGAGTTATGCCCTCCAGcttttttgtgctgctgaggTTCTTCCTGCGAGTGGATGGGGTACTCATCAGGATGAATGATACAAGGCTTCATCATGAG GCTGACAAGACCTACATGTTGCGAGAATACACATCCAGggaaagcaaaatatcaagTCTAAAG AACGTTCCACCTTCCCTGTTCACGGAACCTAATGAGATCTCTCAGTATCTACCCATAAAGGAGATCATCTGTGAAAAActagaattcccagagaagctggagccTAAACCAGAAACATCACTGGAAACCACATGTGCTAAGTCTAAATAA